A single window of Phaenicophaeus curvirostris isolate KB17595 chromosome 24, BPBGC_Pcur_1.0, whole genome shotgun sequence DNA harbors:
- the PI16 gene encoding peptidase inhibitor 16 isoform X2 — protein MLSSGLPPALLLLTALELSWSLSDEEKMIILDGHNKYRAQVSPPAMDMLKMSWDTELEAFAQAYAEKCIWDHNKERGRRGENLFAMAPTLDLEFAVEDWNGEEKYYNLTTSTCVPGQMCGHYTQVVWANTHQIGCGAKFCEKIDGIETEGMYLLVCNYYPPGNMKGRKPYKEGPSCSQCPEGRVCVNSLCEPTVEETTPASVTTKASPSSPATAKPEPSTPPEPKTPAPTTAKPRLPTTTKPPATTTLPATAKPKPTAILPTTTKPKPITMLPTAAKPAPTTTLPSITTAKPPPTPTFPTTAKPKPSTLAPVTTTAKTKPVTMLPTRTPTKPRPTIPAASTTTAKPKPTMLATKPKINTTTTTKPTPSTPKPTTATTTTKPTPTTAKPITTAKPAPTTTKLPTTTTPKPTTTTTTAKPAPTTSKPITTTTTSKPPPTTPKPTTTAKPTPATTTPAKPKVTTTTPAPATTTQPEPTEAERTNPTEATGLNLSFEPMLDLDYKISAEAEVDTGEPVSPLTTQDPALLESMGTAFRPKSAPETNKSDKEDEKEKSASSSPPPSLSQIVPDIKLVFNKAEPITPSKSGVFSPEEPTFLRLTSSAKEKKGQSPAFQNSLSGALDAEELETNSDQTSVDQPTAGAPGTCLGLSLFLLPSIILVGFLL, from the exons ATGCTGAGCTCAGgtctccctcctgctctcctgtTGCTCACGGCGCTGGAGCTGAGCTGGTCCCTGAGCGATGAAGAGAAGATGATCATCTTGGATGGGCACAATAAATACCGCGCCCAGGTCTctcctcctgccatggacatGCTGAAGATG AGCTGGGACACAGAGCTGGAGGCCTTTGCTCAAGCCTACGCAGAGAAGTGCATCTGGGACCACAACAAGGAGAGGGGACGACGGGGGGAAAACCTCTTCGCTATGGCCCCGACCCTGGACCTGGAATTTGCCGTGGAAGACTGGAATGGGGAGGAGAAATACTACAACCTGACGACTTCCACATGTGTCCCTGGGCAGATGTGTGGCCACTACACCCAG GTGGTCTGGGCAAACACGCATCAGATCGGCTGCGGGGCAAAGTTTTGTGAGAAGATCGATGGAATCGAAACGGAGGGCATGTACCTGCTTGTTTGCAACTATTATCCCCC GGGCAACATGAAAGGCAGAAAGCCATACAAGGAAGGACCTTCATGTTCACAGTGTCCCGAGGGCAGAGTCTGTGTCAACTCCTTGTGCG AACCCACTGTAGAGGAGACCACTCCAGCCTCTGTGACAACAAAGGCAAGCCCTTCCTCCCCAGCCACAGCCAAACCAGAACCCTCAACACCA CCAGAGCCCAAAACACCAGCACCCACCACGGCCAAGCCAAGACTCCCAACCACAACCAAGCCACCAGCAACAACCACGCTCCCAGCCACAGCCAAGCCAAAGCCCACAGCCATCCTCCCAACCACAACCAAGCCAAAACCCATAACCATGCTCCCAACTGCAGCCAAACCAGCACCCACAACCACACTCCCATCCATAACCACAGCCAAGCCACCACCCACACCCACGTTCCCGACCACAGCCAAACCCAAACCCTCAACATTAGCACCTGTAACAACGACAGCCAAGACAAAACCTGTCACCATGCTCCCAACAAGAACCCCAACCAAGCCAAGACCCACAATACCAGCAGCCAGCACCACCACGGCTAAGCCAAAGCCCACCATGCTAGCCACCAAGccaaaaataaacacaactaCTACCACTAAGCCAACACCCAGCACACCAAAACCCACCACAGCCACCACCACAACCAAGCCAACACCCACCACCGCAAAACCCATCACCACAGCCAAGCCAGCACCCACCACAACAAAACTCCCCACAACAACCAcaccaaaacccaccacaaCCACCACTACAGCCAAGCCAGCACCCACCACATCAAAACCCATCACAACTACAACTACATCCAAGCCACCACCCACCACACCAAAGCCCACCACTACAGCCAAGCCAACACCTGCTACTACGACACCAGCAAAGCCAAAAGTCACCACTACAACACCAGCACCTGCCACAACCACACAGCCAGAACCTACTGAAGCAGAAAGAACCAATCCTACTGAGGCAACTGGCCTAAATCTTTCCTTTGAGCCCATGTTAGACCTGGATTATAAAATATCTGCAGAGGCAGAGGTAGACACTGGAGAGCCCGTGAGCCCCTTAACCACACAGGATCCGGCCTTGTTAGAAAGCATGGGCACAGCCTTTAGACCCAAATCAGCCccagaaacaaataaaagtgACAAGGAGGATGAGAAAGAGAAATCAGCCTCTTCCAGTCCACCTCCATCCCTCAGCCAAATTGTTCCAGACATCAAGTTAGTTTTCAATAAAGCTGAGCCCATAACCCCCTCAAAGTCAGGGGTCTTCAGCCCCGAAGAACCCACCTTCTTGCGCTTAACATCATctgccaaagaaaaaaaagggcagaGCCCTGCTTTCCAGAACTCCCTCTCAG GTGCCCTGGATGCTGAAGAACTGGAGACAAACTCAGACCAGACCAGCGTGGATCAGCCCACAGCTGGAGCCCCTGGTACCTGCTTGGGGCTTTCGCTCTTCCTCCTGCCCAGTATCATCCTGGTGGGCTTTCTGCTTTGA
- the PI16 gene encoding peptidase inhibitor 16 isoform X3 yields the protein MLSSGLPPALLLLTALELSWSLSDEEKMIILDGHNKYRAQVSPPAMDMLKMSWDTELEAFAQAYAEKCIWDHNKERGRRGENLFAMAPTLDLEFAVEDWNGEEKYYNLTTSTCVPGQMCGHYTQVVWANTHQIGCGAKFCEKIDGIETEGMYLLVCNYYPPGNMKGRKPYKEGPSCSQCPEGRVCVNSLCEPTVEETTPASVTTKASPSSPATAKPEPSTPPEPKTPAPTTAKPRLPTTTKPPATTTLPATAKPKPTAILPTTTKPKPITMLPTAAKPPPTPTFPTTAKPKPSTLAPVTTTAKTKPVTMLPTRTPTKPRPTIPAASTTTAKPKPTMLATKPKINTTTTTKPTPSTPKPTTATTTTKPTPTTAKPITTAKPAPTTTKLPTTTTPKPTTTTTTAKPAPTTSKPITTTTTSKPPPTTPKPTTTAKPTPATTTPAKPKVTTTTPAPATTTQPEPTEAERTNPTEATGLNLSFEPMLDLDYKISAEAEVDTGEPVSPLTTQDPALLESMGTAFRPKSAPETNKSDKEDEKEKSASSSPPPSLSQIVPDIKLVFNKAEPITPSKSGVFSPEEPTFLRLTSSAKEKKGQSPAFQNSLSAGALDAEELETNSDQTSVDQPTAGAPGTCLGLSLFLLPSIILVGFLL from the exons ATGCTGAGCTCAGgtctccctcctgctctcctgtTGCTCACGGCGCTGGAGCTGAGCTGGTCCCTGAGCGATGAAGAGAAGATGATCATCTTGGATGGGCACAATAAATACCGCGCCCAGGTCTctcctcctgccatggacatGCTGAAGATG AGCTGGGACACAGAGCTGGAGGCCTTTGCTCAAGCCTACGCAGAGAAGTGCATCTGGGACCACAACAAGGAGAGGGGACGACGGGGGGAAAACCTCTTCGCTATGGCCCCGACCCTGGACCTGGAATTTGCCGTGGAAGACTGGAATGGGGAGGAGAAATACTACAACCTGACGACTTCCACATGTGTCCCTGGGCAGATGTGTGGCCACTACACCCAG GTGGTCTGGGCAAACACGCATCAGATCGGCTGCGGGGCAAAGTTTTGTGAGAAGATCGATGGAATCGAAACGGAGGGCATGTACCTGCTTGTTTGCAACTATTATCCCCC GGGCAACATGAAAGGCAGAAAGCCATACAAGGAAGGACCTTCATGTTCACAGTGTCCCGAGGGCAGAGTCTGTGTCAACTCCTTGTGCG AACCCACTGTAGAGGAGACCACTCCAGCCTCTGTGACAACAAAGGCAAGCCCTTCCTCCCCAGCCACAGCCAAACCAGAACCCTCAACACCA CCAGAGCCCAAAACACCAGCACCCACCACGGCCAAGCCAAGACTCCCAACCACAACCAAGCCACCAGCAACAACCACGCTCCCAGCCACAGCCAAGCCAAAGCCCACAGCCATCCTCCCAACCACAACCAAGCCAAAACCCATAACCATGCTCCCAACTGCAGCCAA GCCACCACCCACACCCACGTTCCCGACCACAGCCAAACCCAAACCCTCAACATTAGCACCTGTAACAACGACAGCCAAGACAAAACCTGTCACCATGCTCCCAACAAGAACCCCAACCAAGCCAAGACCCACAATACCAGCAGCCAGCACCACCACGGCTAAGCCAAAGCCCACCATGCTAGCCACCAAGccaaaaataaacacaactaCTACCACTAAGCCAACACCCAGCACACCAAAACCCACCACAGCCACCACCACAACCAAGCCAACACCCACCACCGCAAAACCCATCACCACAGCCAAGCCAGCACCCACCACAACAAAACTCCCCACAACAACCAcaccaaaacccaccacaaCCACCACTACAGCCAAGCCAGCACCCACCACATCAAAACCCATCACAACTACAACTACATCCAAGCCACCACCCACCACACCAAAGCCCACCACTACAGCCAAGCCAACACCTGCTACTACGACACCAGCAAAGCCAAAAGTCACCACTACAACACCAGCACCTGCCACAACCACACAGCCAGAACCTACTGAAGCAGAAAGAACCAATCCTACTGAGGCAACTGGCCTAAATCTTTCCTTTGAGCCCATGTTAGACCTGGATTATAAAATATCTGCAGAGGCAGAGGTAGACACTGGAGAGCCCGTGAGCCCCTTAACCACACAGGATCCGGCCTTGTTAGAAAGCATGGGCACAGCCTTTAGACCCAAATCAGCCccagaaacaaataaaagtgACAAGGAGGATGAGAAAGAGAAATCAGCCTCTTCCAGTCCACCTCCATCCCTCAGCCAAATTGTTCCAGACATCAAGTTAGTTTTCAATAAAGCTGAGCCCATAACCCCCTCAAAGTCAGGGGTCTTCAGCCCCGAAGAACCCACCTTCTTGCGCTTAACATCATctgccaaagaaaaaaaagggcagaGCCCTGCTTTCCAGAACTCCCTCTCAG CAGGTGCCCTGGATGCTGAAGAACTGGAGACAAACTCAGACCAGACCAGCGTGGATCAGCCCACAGCTGGAGCCCCTGGTACCTGCTTGGGGCTTTCGCTCTTCCTCCTGCCCAGTATCATCCTGGTGGGCTTTCTGCTTTGA
- the PI16 gene encoding peptidase inhibitor 16 isoform X6: MLSSGLPPALLLLTALELSWSLSDEEKMIILDGHNKYRAQVSPPAMDMLKMSWDTELEAFAQAYAEKCIWDHNKERGRRGENLFAMAPTLDLEFAVEDWNGEEKYYNLTTSTCVPGQMCGHYTQVVWANTHQIGCGAKFCEKIDGIETEGMYLLVCNYYPPGNMKGRKPYKEGPSCSQCPEGRVCVNSLCGALDAEELETNSDQTSVDQPTAGAPGTCLGLSLFLLPSIILVGFLL; this comes from the exons ATGCTGAGCTCAGgtctccctcctgctctcctgtTGCTCACGGCGCTGGAGCTGAGCTGGTCCCTGAGCGATGAAGAGAAGATGATCATCTTGGATGGGCACAATAAATACCGCGCCCAGGTCTctcctcctgccatggacatGCTGAAGATG AGCTGGGACACAGAGCTGGAGGCCTTTGCTCAAGCCTACGCAGAGAAGTGCATCTGGGACCACAACAAGGAGAGGGGACGACGGGGGGAAAACCTCTTCGCTATGGCCCCGACCCTGGACCTGGAATTTGCCGTGGAAGACTGGAATGGGGAGGAGAAATACTACAACCTGACGACTTCCACATGTGTCCCTGGGCAGATGTGTGGCCACTACACCCAG GTGGTCTGGGCAAACACGCATCAGATCGGCTGCGGGGCAAAGTTTTGTGAGAAGATCGATGGAATCGAAACGGAGGGCATGTACCTGCTTGTTTGCAACTATTATCCCCC GGGCAACATGAAAGGCAGAAAGCCATACAAGGAAGGACCTTCATGTTCACAGTGTCCCGAGGGCAGAGTCTGTGTCAACTCCTTGTGCG GTGCCCTGGATGCTGAAGAACTGGAGACAAACTCAGACCAGACCAGCGTGGATCAGCCCACAGCTGGAGCCCCTGGTACCTGCTTGGGGCTTTCGCTCTTCCTCCTGCCCAGTATCATCCTGGTGGGCTTTCTGCTTTGA
- the PI16 gene encoding peptidase inhibitor 16 isoform X1, translating into MLSSGLPPALLLLTALELSWSLSDEEKMIILDGHNKYRAQVSPPAMDMLKMSWDTELEAFAQAYAEKCIWDHNKERGRRGENLFAMAPTLDLEFAVEDWNGEEKYYNLTTSTCVPGQMCGHYTQVVWANTHQIGCGAKFCEKIDGIETEGMYLLVCNYYPPGNMKGRKPYKEGPSCSQCPEGRVCVNSLCEPTVEETTPASVTTKASPSSPATAKPEPSTPPEPKTPAPTTAKPRLPTTTKPPATTTLPATAKPKPTAILPTTTKPKPITMLPTAAKPAPTTTLPSITTAKPPPTPTFPTTAKPKPSTLAPVTTTAKTKPVTMLPTRTPTKPRPTIPAASTTTAKPKPTMLATKPKINTTTTTKPTPSTPKPTTATTTTKPTPTTAKPITTAKPAPTTTKLPTTTTPKPTTTTTTAKPAPTTSKPITTTTTSKPPPTTPKPTTTAKPTPATTTPAKPKVTTTTPAPATTTQPEPTEAERTNPTEATGLNLSFEPMLDLDYKISAEAEVDTGEPVSPLTTQDPALLESMGTAFRPKSAPETNKSDKEDEKEKSASSSPPPSLSQIVPDIKLVFNKAEPITPSKSGVFSPEEPTFLRLTSSAKEKKGQSPAFQNSLSAGALDAEELETNSDQTSVDQPTAGAPGTCLGLSLFLLPSIILVGFLL; encoded by the exons ATGCTGAGCTCAGgtctccctcctgctctcctgtTGCTCACGGCGCTGGAGCTGAGCTGGTCCCTGAGCGATGAAGAGAAGATGATCATCTTGGATGGGCACAATAAATACCGCGCCCAGGTCTctcctcctgccatggacatGCTGAAGATG AGCTGGGACACAGAGCTGGAGGCCTTTGCTCAAGCCTACGCAGAGAAGTGCATCTGGGACCACAACAAGGAGAGGGGACGACGGGGGGAAAACCTCTTCGCTATGGCCCCGACCCTGGACCTGGAATTTGCCGTGGAAGACTGGAATGGGGAGGAGAAATACTACAACCTGACGACTTCCACATGTGTCCCTGGGCAGATGTGTGGCCACTACACCCAG GTGGTCTGGGCAAACACGCATCAGATCGGCTGCGGGGCAAAGTTTTGTGAGAAGATCGATGGAATCGAAACGGAGGGCATGTACCTGCTTGTTTGCAACTATTATCCCCC GGGCAACATGAAAGGCAGAAAGCCATACAAGGAAGGACCTTCATGTTCACAGTGTCCCGAGGGCAGAGTCTGTGTCAACTCCTTGTGCG AACCCACTGTAGAGGAGACCACTCCAGCCTCTGTGACAACAAAGGCAAGCCCTTCCTCCCCAGCCACAGCCAAACCAGAACCCTCAACACCA CCAGAGCCCAAAACACCAGCACCCACCACGGCCAAGCCAAGACTCCCAACCACAACCAAGCCACCAGCAACAACCACGCTCCCAGCCACAGCCAAGCCAAAGCCCACAGCCATCCTCCCAACCACAACCAAGCCAAAACCCATAACCATGCTCCCAACTGCAGCCAAACCAGCACCCACAACCACACTCCCATCCATAACCACAGCCAAGCCACCACCCACACCCACGTTCCCGACCACAGCCAAACCCAAACCCTCAACATTAGCACCTGTAACAACGACAGCCAAGACAAAACCTGTCACCATGCTCCCAACAAGAACCCCAACCAAGCCAAGACCCACAATACCAGCAGCCAGCACCACCACGGCTAAGCCAAAGCCCACCATGCTAGCCACCAAGccaaaaataaacacaactaCTACCACTAAGCCAACACCCAGCACACCAAAACCCACCACAGCCACCACCACAACCAAGCCAACACCCACCACCGCAAAACCCATCACCACAGCCAAGCCAGCACCCACCACAACAAAACTCCCCACAACAACCAcaccaaaacccaccacaaCCACCACTACAGCCAAGCCAGCACCCACCACATCAAAACCCATCACAACTACAACTACATCCAAGCCACCACCCACCACACCAAAGCCCACCACTACAGCCAAGCCAACACCTGCTACTACGACACCAGCAAAGCCAAAAGTCACCACTACAACACCAGCACCTGCCACAACCACACAGCCAGAACCTACTGAAGCAGAAAGAACCAATCCTACTGAGGCAACTGGCCTAAATCTTTCCTTTGAGCCCATGTTAGACCTGGATTATAAAATATCTGCAGAGGCAGAGGTAGACACTGGAGAGCCCGTGAGCCCCTTAACCACACAGGATCCGGCCTTGTTAGAAAGCATGGGCACAGCCTTTAGACCCAAATCAGCCccagaaacaaataaaagtgACAAGGAGGATGAGAAAGAGAAATCAGCCTCTTCCAGTCCACCTCCATCCCTCAGCCAAATTGTTCCAGACATCAAGTTAGTTTTCAATAAAGCTGAGCCCATAACCCCCTCAAAGTCAGGGGTCTTCAGCCCCGAAGAACCCACCTTCTTGCGCTTAACATCATctgccaaagaaaaaaaagggcagaGCCCTGCTTTCCAGAACTCCCTCTCAG CAGGTGCCCTGGATGCTGAAGAACTGGAGACAAACTCAGACCAGACCAGCGTGGATCAGCCCACAGCTGGAGCCCCTGGTACCTGCTTGGGGCTTTCGCTCTTCCTCCTGCCCAGTATCATCCTGGTGGGCTTTCTGCTTTGA
- the PI16 gene encoding peptidase inhibitor 16 isoform X5, translating to MLSSGLPPALLLLTALELSWSLSDEEKMIILDGHNKYRAQVSPPAMDMLKMSWDTELEAFAQAYAEKCIWDHNKERGRRGENLFAMAPTLDLEFAVEDWNGEEKYYNLTTSTCVPGQMCGHYTQVVWANTHQIGCGAKFCEKIDGIETEGMYLLVCNYYPPGNMKGRKPYKEGPSCSQCPEGRVCVNSLCAGALDAEELETNSDQTSVDQPTAGAPGTCLGLSLFLLPSIILVGFLL from the exons ATGCTGAGCTCAGgtctccctcctgctctcctgtTGCTCACGGCGCTGGAGCTGAGCTGGTCCCTGAGCGATGAAGAGAAGATGATCATCTTGGATGGGCACAATAAATACCGCGCCCAGGTCTctcctcctgccatggacatGCTGAAGATG AGCTGGGACACAGAGCTGGAGGCCTTTGCTCAAGCCTACGCAGAGAAGTGCATCTGGGACCACAACAAGGAGAGGGGACGACGGGGGGAAAACCTCTTCGCTATGGCCCCGACCCTGGACCTGGAATTTGCCGTGGAAGACTGGAATGGGGAGGAGAAATACTACAACCTGACGACTTCCACATGTGTCCCTGGGCAGATGTGTGGCCACTACACCCAG GTGGTCTGGGCAAACACGCATCAGATCGGCTGCGGGGCAAAGTTTTGTGAGAAGATCGATGGAATCGAAACGGAGGGCATGTACCTGCTTGTTTGCAACTATTATCCCCC GGGCAACATGAAAGGCAGAAAGCCATACAAGGAAGGACCTTCATGTTCACAGTGTCCCGAGGGCAGAGTCTGTGTCAACTCCTTGTGCG CAGGTGCCCTGGATGCTGAAGAACTGGAGACAAACTCAGACCAGACCAGCGTGGATCAGCCCACAGCTGGAGCCCCTGGTACCTGCTTGGGGCTTTCGCTCTTCCTCCTGCCCAGTATCATCCTGGTGGGCTTTCTGCTTTGA
- the PI16 gene encoding peptidase inhibitor 16 isoform X4: MLSSGLPPALLLLTALELSWSLSDEEKMIILDGHNKYRAQVSPPAMDMLKMSWDTELEAFAQAYAEKCIWDHNKERGRRGENLFAMAPTLDLEFAVEDWNGEEKYYNLTTSTCVPGQMCGHYTQVVWANTHQIGCGAKFCEKIDGIETEGMYLLVCNYYPPGNMKGRKPYKEGPSCSQCPEGRVCVNSLCEPTVEETTPASVTTKVPWMLKNWRQTQTRPAWISPQLEPLVPAWGFRSSSCPVSSWWAFCFERSFSAVPAPRLSSALVVPQPW; encoded by the exons ATGCTGAGCTCAGgtctccctcctgctctcctgtTGCTCACGGCGCTGGAGCTGAGCTGGTCCCTGAGCGATGAAGAGAAGATGATCATCTTGGATGGGCACAATAAATACCGCGCCCAGGTCTctcctcctgccatggacatGCTGAAGATG AGCTGGGACACAGAGCTGGAGGCCTTTGCTCAAGCCTACGCAGAGAAGTGCATCTGGGACCACAACAAGGAGAGGGGACGACGGGGGGAAAACCTCTTCGCTATGGCCCCGACCCTGGACCTGGAATTTGCCGTGGAAGACTGGAATGGGGAGGAGAAATACTACAACCTGACGACTTCCACATGTGTCCCTGGGCAGATGTGTGGCCACTACACCCAG GTGGTCTGGGCAAACACGCATCAGATCGGCTGCGGGGCAAAGTTTTGTGAGAAGATCGATGGAATCGAAACGGAGGGCATGTACCTGCTTGTTTGCAACTATTATCCCCC GGGCAACATGAAAGGCAGAAAGCCATACAAGGAAGGACCTTCATGTTCACAGTGTCCCGAGGGCAGAGTCTGTGTCAACTCCTTGTGCG AACCCACTGTAGAGGAGACCACTCCAGCCTCTGTGACAACAAAG GTGCCCTGGATGCTGAAGAACTGGAGACAAACTCAGACCAGACCAGCGTGGATCAGCCCACAGCTGGAGCCCCTGGTACCTGCTTGGGGCTTTCGCTCTTCCTCCTGCCCAGTATCATCCTGGTGGGCTTTCTGCTTTGAACGTTCTTTCTCAGCTGTCCCTGCACCAAGGCTTTCTTCAGCATTGGTTGTTCCACAACCCTGGTAG